In a single window of the Maniola jurtina chromosome 4, ilManJurt1.1, whole genome shotgun sequence genome:
- the LOC123864622 gene encoding odorant receptor 4-like isoform X2 encodes MACGYSEKNIFPRKMQGFGKLLTIWWTKDIFRSLLTKLEDLWPTSDQDKDAVEIKNEKLSRLRIIQFWYAFWNILGVWLYNLTPIVIYTYHKIQGGPAHLGYIWHLSYPFDKTQPVYHELAFVFEVYAGVVSVWSMLGSDILFMTMASHISMLLRLLQLEIRRLAVENHNNNQPVDCFDDIVGVIKIHQRLITYGNDLKDAFSVVFLINVLLSSVNICCVVFNILLDPWMAMSNKFFLGAALTQVGILCWYADDIFTSSSGIADAVYESGWYNSNIRCQRTLMIVLQRSQKPLYFTAYKFSSITMSTYSSILTSSYSYFTLLYTVYRSD; translated from the exons ATGGCGTGTGGTTACAgtgagaaaaatatttttccccGTAAAATGCAAG GCTTCGGTAAACTTCTAACTATTTGGTGGACGAAGGATATATTTCGTAGTCTTCTGACAAAGTTGGAAGACTTGTGGCCAACATCTGACCAAGATAAGGATGCAGTTGAAATCAAGAATGAAAAACTCTCGCGGTTACGGATCATACAgttct GGTACGCTTTTTGGAATATACTGGGAGTTTGGTTGTACAACTTGACTCCAATTGTGATATACACATACCACAAGATTCAAGGAGGACCTGCTCATTTGGGCTACATCTGGCACTTATCTTATCCCTTTGATAAGACGCAGCCCGTATACCACGAACTTGCCTTTGTCTTTGAAGTTTACGCAG GAGTGGTATCAGTTTGGTCTATGCTAGGCTCAGATATCCTGTTCATGACCATGGCTAGTCACATAAGTATGCTGCTTCGATTATTGCAATTGGAGATACGTCGCCTTGCAGTAgagaatcataataataatcagcCGGTAGATTGCTTTGATGATATTGTCggagttattaaaatacatcAAAGACTTATTAC ATACGGAAATGACTTAAAAGATGCCTTTTCCGTCGTATTTTTAATCAACGTCCTGTTAAGCTCCGTGAACATCTGCTGCGTTGTTTTCAATATC CTTTTAGATCCGTGGATGGCGATGAGTAATAAATTTTTCCTTGGAGCAGCGTTAACTCAAGTTGGCATTCTCTGTTGGTACGCTGACGATATTTTCACTTca AGCTCAGGGATTGCCGATGCAGTTTATGAGAGTGGATGGTACAACAGCAACATACGATGCCAGCGTACTTTAATGATAGTGTTGCAAag ATCCCAAAAACCACTCTACTTTACAGCGTACAAATTTAGTTCTATCACAATGTCGACATACAGTTCT ATTCTCACAAGCTCTTACTCCTATTTCACGTTGCTGTATACTGTTTATCGAAGCGATTAG
- the LOC123864619 gene encoding KRAB-A domain-containing protein 2-like: protein MSDLEAADSQNGEDSTVNARKIVDEVKFTTELRKFYSGYNQNSKKSEWTEEKIKNVIKMIENFNKAKVLGRRPTDKEYYHAKKYDIMTFSDEKVLIVKRKSQQDPVVQIVSSNQYYQRILDAHVATGHGRRDKIIHALKDKYMVPVFAINIFLQLCNTCLSKKSFPKTGIVVKPLISDDFNRRGQVDLVDFQSSPDGEYKWMLQYQDHLTKFCFLRPLKSKEAKEVAIEILKIFLEVGCPIILQSDNGREFTASVLKEIVSLWPACKIVNGRPRYPQSQGSVERSNQDVKNMIRAWMVDNNSTNWSIGCYFAQFQKNSSYHSTIGRTPFKALFGDDPRCGLTSTRLSKNIISHFEMEEDLEKFLETTNDNEHKTVNDDESITSDRENLRETLDIATEPIIMPENMTETERVKVLIVGSESTVTNTNHILHDFDMIAHEIEVGESDRLFCHICNKESSGAHTCIKCKLITHVICGESTENNDEGYGSQLICNLCANEINILRERKDSHLNLKRAAEKMTAHSSKKFRNIDVGSTVLVEVPKVDRGPLDSKNVVGKVIEKRNELYKVGTSFGVINDWLPRNAVLPTPGEILIDDLSETKLPLRKIAAMSSSFGGQGMKQCNCKKYSKGQCLSNKCNCKKANILCNSRCHKSLTCCNK from the exons ATGAGTGACCTAGAAGCTGCGGACAGCCAAAATGGTGAAGATAGTACGGTAAATGCTAGAAAAATTGTTGACGAAGTGAAATTTACCACAGAGCTACGAAAGTTTTATAGTGGCTATAACCAAAATAGTAAGAAGTCGGAATGGACagaggaaaaaattaaaaatgtaattaaaatgatagaaaattttaataaagctaAAGTTTTGGGACGTCGGCCCACAGACAAAGAATACTATCACGCCAAAAAGTATGATATTATGACTTTTAGTGACGAAAAAGTCTTGATAGTGAAAAGGAAGTCTCAGCAAGATCCAGTGGTACAAATAGTTTCAAGCAATCAATACTATCAACGAATTCTCGATGCACATGTTGCTACAGGTCACGGACGCCGTGACAAAATTATTCACGCCTTGAAAGACAAGTACATGGTTCCAGTATTTGCCATAAATATTTTTCTCCAATTGTGCAATACTTGTCTTTCCAAGAAAAGTTTCCCTAAAACTGGGATAGTCGTAAAGCCACTCATTTCCGATGACTTCAATAGAAGAGGACAGGTAGATCTTGTGGATTTTCAATCATCTCCAGATGGGGAGTACAAATGGATGCTGCAGTACCAAGATCATTTGaccaaattttgttttttacgaCCTCTAAAGAGTAAAGAAGCAAAAGAAGTTGCAATAGAGattttgaagatatttttagAAGTTGGTTGTCCCATTATCCTCCAAAGCGACAATGGACGGGAGTTTACGGCATCAGTATTGAAAGAAATTGTAAGCTTATGGCCAGCTTGCAAAATTGTGAATGGAAGACCCAGATATCCCCAAAGCCAGGGAAGTGTAGAACGCTCTAACCAAGACGTGAAGAACATGATTCGGGCTTGGATGGTGGATAATAATTCCACTAATTGGTCAATAGGTTGTTACTTCGCTCAATTCCAGAAAAATTCGTCATACCATTCTACGATTGGAAGGACACCGTTTAAAGCCCTTTTTGGAGATGATCCAAGATGCGGTCTAACTTCTACGCGTTTGTCTAAGAATATAATTTCTCATTTTGAAATGGAAGAGGATTTGGAGAAGTTCTTAGAAACTACAAATGACAATGAACATAAGACTGTAAATGACGATGAAAGTATAACTTCCGATCGAGAAAATCTTCGTGAAACTCTTGATATTGCCACTGAGCCAATTATTATGCCAGAAAACATGACTGAGACTGAGAGAGTCAAAGTACTCATAGTTGGCAGTGAAAGCACGGTCACAAATACAAACCATATTTTGCACGACTTTGACATGATTGCACACGAAATCGAAGTTGGCGAATCAGATAGATTGTTTTGTCACATATGTAACAAGGAATCATCTGGAGCCCATACATGTATTAAATGTAAACTTATCACACACGTAATCTGTGGAGAGTCAACAGAAAATAATGACGAAGGATATGGTTCGCAGTTGATATGTAATTTGTGCGCAAACGAAATAAACATCCTGAGAGAAAGGAAGGACTCGCACTTgaatttgaaaagagcagcaGAAAAAATGACAGCACATTCATCCAAAAAATTCAGAAATATTGATGTTGGTTCTACTGTGTTAGTCGAAGTTCCAAAAGTAGATAGAGGGCCTTTAGATAGCAAGAATGTGGTCGGCAAAGTCATAGAGAAAAGGAATGAACTATACAAAGTTGGCACTTCTTTTGGAGTCATTAATGACTGGTTGCCTCGAAACGCTGTCCTTCCAACCCCAGGAGAAATTTTGATTGATGATCTTTCAGAG aCCAAGTTACCATTAAGAAAAATAGCTGCGATGTCTTCCTCATTTGGTGGGCAAGGAATGAAGCAATGCAACTGCAAAAAATATTCTAAGGGACAATGTTTATCGAATAAGTGCAATTGTAAAAAAGCTAATATTTTGTGTAATTCGAGGTGCCATAAATCTTTGACGTGTTGCAATAAGTAG
- the LOC123864622 gene encoding odorant receptor 4-like isoform X1 encodes MLSPKVTVYTLLEPRMFAKYKETAKQEIHKTLKLCNFCTRKIGISFIDEQPTVMFWKVWNQLWFIGSALVLFLKVSGEVNYVVNKLVTSSSVEDFVASLHIVGYDTMSFGKLLTIWWTKDIFRSLLTKLEDLWPTSDQDKDAVEIKNEKLSRLRIIQFWYAFWNILGVWLYNLTPIVIYTYHKIQGGPAHLGYIWHLSYPFDKTQPVYHELAFVFEVYAGVVSVWSMLGSDILFMTMASHISMLLRLLQLEIRRLAVENHNNNQPVDCFDDIVGVIKIHQRLITYGNDLKDAFSVVFLINVLLSSVNICCVVFNILLDPWMAMSNKFFLGAALTQVGILCWYADDIFTSSSGIADAVYESGWYNSNIRCQRTLMIVLQRSQKPLYFTAYKFSSITMSTYSSILTSSYSYFTLLYTVYRSD; translated from the exons atgctAAGTCCAAAAGTGACAGTTTACACTCTTCTGGAGCCCAGGATGTTTGCTAAATACAAAGAAACAGCGAAACAAGAAATTCACAAAACGTTAAAATTATGCAACTTTTGTACGCGAAAAATAGGTATTTCTTTTATTGACGAACAGCCCACTGTGATGTTTTGGAAAGTGTGGAACCAATTGTGGTTTATTGGGTCAGCACTTGTATTGTTCTTAAAAGTCAGTGGTGAAGTAAACTACGTTGTTAACAAACTGGTCACATCGTCTTCAGTGGAGGATTTTGTGGCCAGCTTACATATTGTTGGATATGATACCATGA GCTTCGGTAAACTTCTAACTATTTGGTGGACGAAGGATATATTTCGTAGTCTTCTGACAAAGTTGGAAGACTTGTGGCCAACATCTGACCAAGATAAGGATGCAGTTGAAATCAAGAATGAAAAACTCTCGCGGTTACGGATCATACAgttct GGTACGCTTTTTGGAATATACTGGGAGTTTGGTTGTACAACTTGACTCCAATTGTGATATACACATACCACAAGATTCAAGGAGGACCTGCTCATTTGGGCTACATCTGGCACTTATCTTATCCCTTTGATAAGACGCAGCCCGTATACCACGAACTTGCCTTTGTCTTTGAAGTTTACGCAG GAGTGGTATCAGTTTGGTCTATGCTAGGCTCAGATATCCTGTTCATGACCATGGCTAGTCACATAAGTATGCTGCTTCGATTATTGCAATTGGAGATACGTCGCCTTGCAGTAgagaatcataataataatcagcCGGTAGATTGCTTTGATGATATTGTCggagttattaaaatacatcAAAGACTTATTAC ATACGGAAATGACTTAAAAGATGCCTTTTCCGTCGTATTTTTAATCAACGTCCTGTTAAGCTCCGTGAACATCTGCTGCGTTGTTTTCAATATC CTTTTAGATCCGTGGATGGCGATGAGTAATAAATTTTTCCTTGGAGCAGCGTTAACTCAAGTTGGCATTCTCTGTTGGTACGCTGACGATATTTTCACTTca AGCTCAGGGATTGCCGATGCAGTTTATGAGAGTGGATGGTACAACAGCAACATACGATGCCAGCGTACTTTAATGATAGTGTTGCAAag ATCCCAAAAACCACTCTACTTTACAGCGTACAAATTTAGTTCTATCACAATGTCGACATACAGTTCT ATTCTCACAAGCTCTTACTCCTATTTCACGTTGCTGTATACTGTTTATCGAAGCGATTAG